Proteins from one Azospirillum brasilense genomic window:
- the treY gene encoding malto-oligosyltrehalose synthase has protein sequence MAADAEKPIPLATYRVQLRAEFGFDRTAGIADYMARLGVSHLYASPYMKARPGSTHGYDIVDHNALNPELGSEESFHGMVEALKRNGLGQILDFVPNHMGVGGSDNGWWLDVLEWGPDSPYAGYFDIEWEPDRRYLHGKVLVPLLGDQFGAVLESGGLELRFDKETGGFAVWAYDTHKLPIRPADYGTILGDDQPDLERIGDAFRHLDQVRPHQIRRANALKAELAALVSEKADVAEAVERRLKRFRGEEGEPESWRRLTDLIAAQNWRAAYFKVAADDINYRRFFNINELAGLRMEERELFDVAHRLAFKLVDDGTLDGLRIDHIDGLYDPRGYCERLAEATERPFYLVVEKILARHERLREDWPIDGTTGYEFANLMGGLFVDPRGEEAFTRLYADFTGRRESFDEVVRTSKIRIMDSEMSSELHVLARQASRIARANPRTADFTANILHQALKETIARFPVYRTYVDWRGVSELDRRSIDWAITQARKADPNTDGSAYDFLHRLLTTDLVAQPRSGYSRQQVLRFAMRFQQYSGPVMAKGLEDTAFYRYNRLAALNEVGGHPEHFGVGTANFHNANAERAARWPHAMLGSTTHDTKRGEDTRARLYALSEMPEEWERQIQTWSRLLRARRGDVEGTAPPDRNDEYLFYQLLVGAWPAELTGADPASLDPQAMTEFAERLAGAMTKSMREAKVHSTWAAPDEAYESAMTSFVHDALDVTRSNAFFDAFLPFQERLARIGMVNGLTQTLLKLTSPGVPDIYQGCELWNFSLVDPDNRRPVDYDARRRLLDEVEGAAIGSLLSRWQDGAVKLSLTRRALALRTAMPDLFAKGEYLPLEATGERAEHVVAFARRLGDDTVVVAAPRLVGALGETPDWGDTSVPLPRGQRWRNALTDGTLEAADAVTAADLFRDFPVALLVREG, from the coding sequence ATGGCGGCGGACGCCGAAAAGCCGATCCCCCTGGCCACCTACCGCGTGCAGCTGCGCGCCGAGTTCGGCTTCGACCGCACCGCCGGAATCGCCGACTACATGGCGCGGCTGGGCGTCAGCCACCTCTACGCCTCGCCCTACATGAAGGCGCGGCCGGGCAGCACCCACGGCTACGACATCGTCGACCACAACGCCCTGAACCCGGAGCTGGGCAGCGAGGAGTCCTTCCATGGCATGGTGGAGGCGCTGAAGCGCAACGGGCTCGGCCAGATCCTCGACTTCGTGCCCAACCACATGGGCGTCGGCGGGTCGGACAACGGTTGGTGGCTGGACGTGCTGGAATGGGGACCGGACAGCCCCTATGCCGGTTACTTCGACATCGAGTGGGAGCCCGACCGCCGCTACCTGCACGGCAAGGTGCTGGTGCCGCTGCTCGGCGACCAGTTCGGCGCGGTGCTGGAATCCGGCGGGCTGGAGCTGCGCTTCGACAAGGAAACGGGCGGCTTCGCCGTCTGGGCCTACGACACCCACAAGCTGCCCATCCGGCCCGCCGACTACGGCACGATCCTCGGCGACGACCAGCCGGACCTGGAGCGCATCGGCGACGCCTTCCGCCATCTCGATCAGGTGCGCCCGCACCAGATCCGCCGCGCCAACGCCCTGAAGGCCGAGCTGGCTGCCCTGGTCTCCGAGAAGGCGGACGTGGCCGAGGCCGTGGAGCGCCGGCTGAAGCGCTTCCGCGGCGAGGAGGGCGAGCCGGAGAGCTGGCGCCGCCTGACCGACCTGATCGCCGCCCAGAACTGGCGCGCCGCCTATTTCAAGGTGGCGGCGGACGACATCAACTACCGCCGCTTCTTCAACATCAACGAACTCGCCGGCCTGCGCATGGAGGAGCGGGAGTTGTTCGACGTCGCCCACCGGCTGGCCTTCAAGCTGGTTGACGACGGCACGCTGGACGGGCTGCGCATCGACCACATCGACGGCCTCTACGACCCCAGGGGCTATTGCGAGCGGCTGGCCGAGGCGACGGAGCGGCCCTTCTATCTGGTGGTCGAGAAGATCCTCGCCCGCCACGAGCGGCTGCGCGAGGACTGGCCGATCGACGGCACCACCGGCTACGAGTTCGCCAACCTGATGGGCGGGCTGTTCGTCGACCCGCGGGGGGAGGAGGCCTTCACCCGCCTCTACGCCGACTTCACCGGGCGGCGCGAGAGCTTCGACGAGGTGGTGCGGACGAGCAAAATCCGCATCATGGACAGCGAGATGTCCAGCGAGCTGCATGTTCTGGCCCGGCAGGCCTCGCGCATCGCCCGCGCCAACCCGCGCACCGCCGACTTTACCGCCAACATCCTGCATCAGGCGCTGAAGGAGACCATTGCCCGCTTCCCGGTCTACCGCACCTATGTGGACTGGCGCGGCGTCAGCGAGCTGGACCGGCGGAGCATCGATTGGGCGATCACCCAGGCGCGCAAGGCCGATCCGAACACCGACGGCTCCGCCTACGACTTCCTGCACAGGCTGCTGACCACCGATCTGGTGGCCCAGCCGCGCAGCGGCTACAGCCGCCAGCAGGTGCTGCGCTTCGCCATGCGCTTCCAGCAGTACAGCGGTCCGGTGATGGCCAAGGGGCTGGAGGACACCGCCTTCTACCGCTACAACCGGCTGGCCGCGTTGAACGAGGTGGGCGGGCACCCGGAGCATTTCGGGGTCGGCACCGCCAACTTCCACAACGCCAACGCGGAGCGCGCCGCCCGCTGGCCCCACGCCATGCTGGGCAGCACCACCCACGACACCAAGCGCGGCGAGGACACCCGCGCCCGCCTCTACGCCCTGTCGGAAATGCCGGAGGAATGGGAGCGGCAGATTCAGACCTGGAGCCGCCTGCTGCGCGCCCGCCGCGGCGACGTGGAGGGCACCGCCCCGCCCGACCGCAACGACGAGTATCTGTTCTACCAGCTCCTCGTCGGGGCTTGGCCGGCGGAGCTGACCGGCGCGGACCCCGCAAGCCTCGACCCGCAGGCGATGACGGAGTTCGCGGAGCGCCTCGCCGGGGCCATGACCAAGTCGATGCGCGAGGCCAAGGTCCACAGCACCTGGGCCGCCCCCGACGAGGCCTATGAAAGCGCCATGACCAGCTTCGTCCACGACGCGCTGGACGTGACGCGCAGCAACGCCTTCTTCGACGCCTTCCTGCCCTTCCAGGAGCGGCTTGCCCGCATCGGCATGGTCAACGGGCTGACCCAGACCCTGCTGAAGCTGACCAGCCCCGGCGTGCCGGACATCTACCAGGGCTGCGAGCTGTGGAACTTCAGCCTCGTCGATCCCGACAACCGGCGCCCGGTGGATTACGACGCCCGCCGCCGCCTGCTCGACGAGGTCGAGGGGGCGGCGATCGGCAGCCTGCTGAGCCGCTGGCAGGACGGGGCGGTGAAGCTCTCCCTGACCCGGCGCGCCCTGGCCCTGCGGACGGCCATGCCCGACCTGTTCGCCAAGGGGGAGTACCTGCCGCTGGAAGCGACGGGCGAACGGGCGGAGCATGTGGTGGCCTTCGCCCGCCGGCTGGGCGACGACACCGTGGTGGTCGCCGCCCCGCGGCTGGTGGGCGCGCTGGGCGAGACGCCGGACTGGGGCGACACCTCCGTCCCGCTGCCGCGCGGGCAGCGCTGGCGCAACGCGTTGACCGACGGGACGCTGGAGGCCGCCGACGCGGTGACCGCTGCCGACCTCTTCCGGGACTTCCCCGTCGCGCTGCTGGTGCGGGAG